Proteins from a genomic interval of Odontesthes bonariensis isolate fOdoBon6 chromosome 7, fOdoBon6.hap1, whole genome shotgun sequence:
- the LOC142384764 gene encoding uncharacterized protein LOC142384764, whose translation MNIPVVDFSAYSLTEKDVTDEQLHSLSKELKSAFTEVGFVFLKNSGITLEEVEHVMDISKKFFLQPDELKKPFGRKSFANNPNHGWVSVETERLNPSRPGDLKESFNTCSFHPDIKWPSSAAVSGFQEIHTSFYLRCKDLSLRVLRVMALSLALDPDVFLGAHRLVGTDVNGTTLRSLYYPPVSCEKAKEGQLRCGEHSDYGSITLLFQSSEGLQVCNRSGEFISAPTVPGAILLNIADLMQRWTSDQFISVRHRVLLPPVGDSSTRQSLAFFLHPDDEALITCCDGSNKYPPVTAGAYLTMRFRESYGRS comes from the exons AGCCTGAGCAAAGAGCTGAAAAGTGCTTTTACAGAAGTgggatttgtttttctgaagaaCTCGGGAATTACTCTGGAGGAG GTGGAACATGTAATGGACATATCCAAGAAGTTCTTCCTGCAGCCAGATGAACTGAAAAAGCCTTTTGGCAGGAAAAGCTTCGCCAACAATCCTAACCACGGCTGGGTGTCAGTGGAGACTGAGAG GTTGAATCCCAGTCGACCTGGAGATCTGAAGGAGTCATTCAACACTTGTTCATTTCACCCTGACATA AAGTGGCCATCATCGGCCGCCGTATCAGGTTTCCAGGAGATCCACACGTCTTTCTATCTGCGCTGTAAAGATCTGAGTCTGCGGGTGCTGAGGGTGATGGCCCTCAGTCTGGCTCTGGACCCAGATGTGTTCCTGGGTGCACATCGCTTAGTAGGAA CTGATGTGAATGGCACAACGCTACGCTCCCTTTACTATCCCCCAGTGAGCTGTGAGAAAGCAAAGGAGGGTCAGCTGCGATGTGGAGAACATTCAGACTACGGCAGCATCACTCTGCTGTTCCAGAGCTCCGAGGGTCTGCAG GTCTGTAATCGCTCCGGTGAATTCATCTCTGCTCCCACTGTCCCCGGAGCCATCCTCCTCAACATTGCTGACCTGATGCAGCGCTGGACTAGTGATCAGTTTATCTCTGTG CGTCACAGAGTTTTGCTGCCCCCTGTTGGAGACTCCAGCACGCGTCAGTCCCTGGCTTTCTTCCTCCACCCAGATGATGAGGCTCTGATCACCTGTTGCGACGGCTCAAACAAATACCCACCAGTTACAGCAGGCGCCTACCTCACCATGCGCTTCAGAGAATCATACGGAAGAAGCTGA
- the LOC142384305 gene encoding nucleobindin-2-like translates to MGNKALVHCGVVLLCFWLCIHSVPINVDKAKVKPVMEDLEPPKSADTGLHYDRYLREVIEFLEKDPHFREKLKNANMDDIKQGKLSKELDFVHRNFRSKLDELKREEMSRLRMLIKAKHDIQEGNGHTVDHQALLRQFEHLNHMNPETFEVEDLNRLIQSATKDLENFDKGRHDEFKRYEMMKEHERRERLRHMNEEDRKKEEQLYEEMKKKHATHPKVNHPGSEDQLKEVWHEADGLDPEDFDPKTFFKMHDSNGDGFFDENELEALFTKELEKVYNPENEEDDMVEMEEERLRMREHVMNEVDTNKDRLVSLSEFMAATKKQEFYEKDEWETLDQNSLYTEEELREYEQQLANEENDINQKSVELQKQRDELERKQEELNAQKQELKQAMEEMGRIKAQNLIDETKQPGSPVVVGQPAPAVPGNSQPLPPGHQQQDVPVPGHS, encoded by the exons ATGGGGAATAAAGCCTTGGTCCACTGTGGGGtggttctgctgtgtttctggtTGTGTATCCATTCAGTGCCTATCAATGTGGACAAGGCCAAAGTAAAACCTGTGATGGAGGACCTGGAGCCACCTAAGAGTGCT GACACGGGGTTGCACTATGACCGCTACCTCAGGGAAGTCATTGAATTCCTCGAGAAAGACCCTCACTTTAGAGAAAAGCTAAAAAATGCCAATATGGATGACATCAAG CAAGGCAAACTTTCCAAAGAGTTGGACTTTGTCCATCGGAATTTTCGGTCTAAGCTGGACGAGTTGAAGAGGGAGGAGATGAGCAGGCTGCGGATGCTCATCAAAGCCAAACATGACATCCAGGAAGGCAACG GTCATACAGTGGACCATCAGGCTCTGCTGAGACAATTTGAGCACCTCAACCACATGAACCCAGAAACCTTTGAGGTGGAGGACCTGAACCGCCTCATCCAATCG GCAACCAAAGACCTGGAGAACTTTGACAAGGGCCGCCATGATGAGTTTAAGAGGTACGAGATGATGAAGGAGCATGAGAGGAGGGAGCGCCTGAGGCACATGAATGAGGAGGACCGCAAAAAGGAGGAGCAGCTCTAtgaggagatgaagaagaaacacgccacccatcCTAAAGTTAACCACCCT ggCAGTGAAGACCAGCTGAAGGAGGTGTGGCACGAGGCAGATGGTTTGGACCCAGAGGACTTTGATCCCAAAACGTTTTTCAAAATGCACG ACAGCAATGGTGACGGCTTCTTCGATGAGAATGAGCTTGAAGCTCTCTTCACGAAAGAg CTGGAGAAAGTGTACAACCCTGAAAACGAAGAGGATGATATGgttgagatggaggaggagagacTGAGGATGAGGGAGCATGTTATGAATGAG GTGGACACCAACAAAGACAGACTTGTGTCACTGAGTGAATTCATGGCAGCAACCAAGAAACAGGAGTTCTACGAAAAAGACGAGTGGGAG ACTTTAGATCAAAACTCCCTTTACACTGAGGAAGAGCTGAGGGAGTACGAGCAGCAACTGGCCAACGAAGAAAATGACATCAACCAGAAGTCAGTCGAGCTGCAGAAGCAGCGGGACGAGCTcgaaagaaaacaggaagagcTGAATGCTCAGAAACAGGAGCTAAAGCAG GCAATGGAAGAAATGGGAAGGATTAAAGCACAAAACTTAATAGACGAGACAAAAC AGCCTGGATCTCCCGTCGTTGTAGGTCAGCCAGCACCAGCTGTACCAGGAAACAGTCAACCGCTGCCCCCTGGTCACCAGCAGCAAGATGTACCAGTGCCAGGACACTCTTAG